The Bos taurus isolate L1 Dominette 01449 registration number 42190680 breed Hereford chromosome 16, ARS-UCD2.0, whole genome shotgun sequence genome includes the window CAGAATCCCGCTCTGCCCCGCAGAACTTCTGGGCTGATGAGtgttctgtttctgtcttgtccAGGGCTGTGGCTACCAGCCACATGTAATTGTCCAGCGACTGAAATGGGGCTAGTGTGacatttagtttaattttatgtCTAATGTAAACAGCCGTATATGGCTGTCTTATAGAATAGGACTAGAAGATGTTGGGGATGGGGGGGGTGTGCTACTTAAGGTCACGGAATCCAGGATGTTGGGAAAGGACCGTGACTCCAAGCCTTCCTGCAGCAAGGAAATACAGCTAAGCAGGCAAGAAGACTCAGAGAGTCATGCTCCTGGCTCTGCACAGGGATGTCACAGATGTGGGAATGCTGCCAGGGAGAGGTCCTGGGGTTCCAATACAATCCCAACAGGTGGTAATTCTCGAGGTATGAGGTTTGCTGGGGCCTGGGTGAGCCCCTCTGTGCCTCACTCCTTTCAGTCAAAAGAGGGGTGAGCAGCTGTCACGAAGAGGGACAGTGTCAGTGGCTTCATTCGGGCGGATACGGTGTCTTATTCCCCGAGCTACACGTCTCCCACAGACAGTCCAAGGCGTCGGAGTGGGAGCAGACCTCGACCTGAGCCCCAGGTCTTGTGATGTGGAAGATCTGTGTGCTTGTGCACCTGGGCCCGTACCGGGGTGGCGGAAGCTCTGAACCTGTGGAGGTCACCTGTATGTGGGAAGGTGGGAAGCGCCCAAGGTCTGAGTCCGATGGGCAGCCTTCTAGTTGTGGTTTTTCACATGTCACTGAGCAACCCTGGCCAAATGCTGTCactctctgaggctcagtttatCCTCATGTACAAAGGGAGTATTAGGCAGACCTCTGTGGTTCTATGTTTTAGGTGTCAGTGCCTTCGATGGCATGTTACATGGCTGTGTGAGGAGGCACGGAGCCTGAGTTGGCGGCTAAGCTCCATGAGCCTGGGGTGTCTTTCTGTCTATGGTCTGCCACAGCGTTAGCTTTGGTTCCCCAGGGGCTGGCTCTCTGCAAACTTCCCGCCCAGGGCAGTGTGAGCAACTCCATCCGAACCCTGCCGACATTGCACGGGTGGCATCAGCCCTGCGTGCAGGAACCTGTGCTTGTGTGCttgtgagcttctcattgtgtcACGTTCTGTCTGCACGAGATCACACACTGTTCTTCCCTGTTTCAAATCCTTGAGAACCCAGGTGCAGTGGGGTTGGGAACATGAAGTCTTTATTCTGTGGTCCTCAAAGAAGGGAAGAGCCAGTGCTGGGGGCAGGGCACACATCTGGGGGGGAGTTCCACCCCGCTGAGTGAGGGCgcaggcaggggttggggggtggtccCAGAGAGTGCTCTAGTTCCGGGCCAGGGCAGGGCAGCAGAGGGCCTCAGCGGGCCAGGGCAAAGCCGATGCGATTGTTACGCCGATCAAACTCCGTGTAGAACTTGCGGATGAAGGTGGCACCCAGGACCCAGACTGGTCCAGTGGGTGGTGGGATGTCCATACCATGGAGGGCCAGTGTGCACAGATCATCATTATTGTAGGGATCCTGGCAGGAAGTAGAAGGGTTCCTccactgcctggcacataaccACCTTGCCAGACTCCTCAGCAGCATCTGCCCACCTGTGCCCCATCTGCACTGGGCCTCCATCACATCTTGGCCCTTTGAGCCATCATGGGTCACACCCCTCCCAGAGGCAGGCACTAAGCCAGATGCTGCTAACAACGCATCGGGCACAGCGCTGCCTTCAGGAGCTCACAGTCTGGCAGAGCTTCTGGTCCTAGACAAACTATTAACACCTCTAAACATACTGAGTATAAAAAGCAGATAGCATTACTGGGGACATTTGATCAGAATGGAGATCAGGAGATGAGCACAGTGATTTCCAAATCTGGCTGCACGCTGCAATTACCTGGGGAGTTTGGTAAACATGGTTGCCCAGTTACCCCCAGAGGTATCAGTTGGTATGGGAATGTGGCTTGTTACTGGGATTTCTAAAAGCTCCCAGGTAACCCTAATGTGCAGCCAAGTTTGAGAACCGCTGGTCTAGCAGGTAATCTGTGCATAATGACATGTCTGTTTTTGAGGGCCCCTGCCCCCTCTTCCTCCCTGCCACCAAGGAGCAGACTGGAGCCTCACCTGTAACACATAGTCCGCACTGGTGAGTGTGTAGGCTTTGCCTCCAAGGTGGAAGGAGATGTCGGGGAGTGTGGGCATCTGGTTACAGTTCACGACATACTGGCAGCGGGTAGGGTCACAGGAGCCCCTTTGAGTGTGGGAGGTACCCCAGGAGACGCAACCCTGTGCTTGTGGCCTGGCCCCTCTGCCGGAGAGGGGTGGGCACAGCCCCCAGCTTCCCAAGCCCCCCCTCCCAGGGCCCGGGCCACATGTGGAAGAGTGtgagaggcaggaggggaaggccAGAAACGGTCCCCTTCAGAACCAAAGCATCCTGGGGTGATCTGGGGGCCTGGGCCAGTTGGTGAGCCCTCCTCCCTGGTGCCCGCCCCCCAGCTCCTTACTTTATCTATGCTCAGCTCCTTGGCCCCCAAGGCTTCCATGAGCAGTCTCAGGGAGCTGGTGGGGCCCGAGATGTAAGATGCACCAGTATCCACTATGACCATGCAGCCCTCCTCACAGAGCAAGGTAGTCGACCTCACAGACACCCTGGGGAGGCCACAGCGTCAGACAGACAGCTGGACAGAAGGCTGAGGGGCACCACCAAGCTGCACAGCTTTCCTGAGTGCGGGCAGGTGATAAGAGGCCATGCTGGAGGTCCGGTGACGCGGAGAGGGATGCGTGACACGTGAGCTGGAAGAGGAGAATGCTGCCCACCCCAGCACATGGCTTAGTGACCCTCCGCCTCTTCTTGTTGCCCCCTCCCCCTGACCCATCATCTCCATGTCCCTTCCCCAGACCAAGCAAGCAGAGAGCAAGGGCTGCATTCGGAGAGAGGGCAGGACGGCAGCCCGGCCCCCTTGCAGGCCcacccacagcagcagcagcactttcagAGGGAAGAGGGTGGAAGGTCCTGACCCTTTCATTCTTATCTGCCAGGAGCCAGGCTTGCTGATGCTCACGTAGTGGAAATTCTCTTGGTAATACTGGGGGTCACTGCCTCCCAGCACGATCTCGCCCCCTAGCAAGTGGGAATTCCTAAAGGGAAGATTAGAGTAGCGTGGACACCCACAGCCTCCAGGACTCAGTAACCCCGGCCACCAGGGAGGCTGGGCCCAGGCTCAGGGTCGGCGGCAAGGCTGGGGCGCGACATGGAGGCCGCTTCACCTCTGCCCGTCCCCAAAGCTCAGTCTGGGGGTTCCAGGGTGGCCCAGCAGCAGCACCCAGTAAAGCCTCCCCAGAGAGGTCACAGAGGAGCAGACAGGACAGGGCAGAATGCGTGCAAGACGCAGATCGCTCCCACCTCACTGGGGCCTGAGCAGTGGGGGACCTGGGATGGACCCCGGGGAGCTGCTTGGGTGGTGGGCAGGGGCATGaggaaggtgggggtgggtggggagcttGGGCATCAGTGGCGCCTGGCCCGCTACATTGAGTTTGGGGCAGATGGCATGTGTGATTCTGGGCCAGGCGTTCTGGAGGGTCAGGGCCAAGTGAGGGCTTTCCATCTCCTTACTTGGAATCTCTGCAGAGAAAGAGACAGCAGAAAGGAAGCTTTTGTTTCAGATGAGCCCCACCAGCCCGTTGTTTGGCAAGGTGGTATTACACACTCTTTTTACCCTACAGGCAGTGGAATCACCAGGAGGTAAGTCACTGAAGCCACCCTGGCAGTGAGTGGGGGACTGGAGCCAGGACCTCTGGTGCCCCATCCGAAGCTGATGCCTCTTGCTTTCCTCTCCTCCAGATGGCATGATGCCTCCCACAAGTGAGGGTCTACCTTAGGGATGGTTTCCTATgtgtgtggatatgtgtgtgtgtgtgtgtgtatttaagagagagagatggggttTCCCAGCACTCTTAGTAggaggcatgtgtgtgtgcacgttgAAGCACGTAGGTCACACACGTTATTGGTGCGAGTGCATTAATTGCATCATTATAAATCCAGCACATGTGCACCTGGGCTAGACAAGTTCCCCTTACATCTCTCCCAACACTTCATGATCTCTCTGGACGTTTCCTCCTTCTCATCCCAGAGTAAAGGAAGAGGCAGGTCTCTCCTCAACAAGGCCTCTTTGCTGGGATTCCCCTCCATCCCGTGGCCTCTcggctcctgccctcaattgtcTCCTCTTTTCCCGCCTTCTCCGTTGCTCACCTTCTGCTGGCTGCTTTTCCCACCTGCCCGTCCTCGGGCACCCTCCAGCATTTACAAACACCTGCATGTCTCTCCCTGCTTCTCTGCGCAGCTGTGTCTGCGTCCGTCCCCAGGCAGACTTCTCAGGGTGGGCCTTTCCCTTCCTGACACCCGCACCTGCCTCTGCACTGCCTACGGAAGCCCTTGCCCGACTTCTGCAGCAGCTCCTCCCAAGACTGCCCTGCCCGCCAGTTGGTGGCCTTTTCTCAGCCACTCTCTTTCTCTCGCCAAACCAGACACTCCTTTCCGTTTATCTGTGCGATGTTTCTGGGCGCTGACCTTCCCCTCTGTCCTCATTGCTTCTGGCCTGCAGTTCTCACGCCTGACCCCCTGTCTCCAGCTCGTGCCCAGCAGCTCAGGGCATATCACAGCTCTGCTCCACAGCTGGTGGCCGCTTCCCCAAGCCTGGCTATGCTGCATGCAAGTTTGGCCTGGAGTTGAAAGCACAGGGTTTCAACCTCGTGTCCCCTGTTTTGCTCATCATATTGTAATGTTTCTTGTCTTCCCTGCTGGACTGTAAGCTCTGTGAGGGCTGGAACTCTGTCTTGTACACTGCGTTCATGGTTGTACCCCTAGAGCCTTGCACAGTGCTTGTCATGTCCGTGTCCAGTGATTGGAGTTAGGGACTGAGCAGATAAGTGAAGGGACTAATGAATAAAGTCAGCAGTCCACATGAGAGGAGCCAGGCCCTCACAGGAGGTCCAGCGGTCATGGCAATGCCTCACTTCCCATCACCCCcactctgctttcttctcttGCTCTAGAGCACTGCTGAACTAAACTGTAAGTAAAAGACTCGTCTGCCAAGATGGAAACGTGCTGTACTTGTACAGTCCAGTGTGGGAGCCGTTAGTCACTGTGGCCACTGAGTACTTGAAAGGTACAGTACGACTGAGGATTTGAGTGCctgactttatttccttttcatttaagcGCTGGCTTCCATGTTGGATCGTATCCCTCTGGATATGGAGTGAACACCGGCTGATCCTGAACACAGCACAGTCCTGCTCGGACCGCCTCCTCttgccccggccccgccccggccccgccccggctGGCCCACCTGCTGTAGTAGACGGAGAAGACGTCGTCCGTCAGCACCCGCTGGGCGAGGATGTGGTCAAAGACCGGCGTGACGCCGCCAACGGCCTGGGCGGGGAAGCCCATGCCCAGGACGCCGTCAAATTTGGCCAGCATGAAGGGCAGCAGGGGCAGCTCCGTGACCTCGCCAAAGGTCTGTGTGACTGTGATCCCACCCACCTGTGGAAGGACGAAGCACCAGGGGAGACCAAGCCCGGGGCCCATCCCCTGGCCAGAGTCCGGTCCAGGCCTCTGCACGAAGGGCCCCAGGGACACACCGCGCCAGGGTGTGACCACTTCATCAACCCCACGTGCACAGCAGCCCTCCTAACACACGTCTGGGCTGGGGGTCCAGAGGGACAAGGAGGGGCAGAGGCAGAAGGCAGCACCACAGTCAGGCCTGCCCTTCACGCCCCCTTTCCCCTATTTCATGGGCTCACACTGATTTCCTCCCAGTTCCATGGGTACCCCTACCCTAACTCTGCCAGAGCAGGGAATGGAGAAGCCTAGAGATGGAGGCGGGTCAGACACAGACCAAGTGACAGTGTGAACCAGGACTGACCCTAATTCCAAACTCTGAATTCAGCTGTGAGCTTAGAACCTGTGCCTAACTCCAAAATGATCCTGACCATAAGGCTGATGGTACCCTTGACCCTGACCCTGACTCGGGATTTCAGTCTAGGGTCTGGTTAAGAGCTCAGTCAGAGCCGGATGACCCCAAGCAGGTTCCTCGATTGGAGACTGGGCTCAGGACAAACTCCACGAATGCCGTAGCTGCAGAGGCCCTCACAGATCACTTGGGTAGTGCCCAGAATTCAGCTCTGCTCTGCCCCAGGTGCTTGCAGCTCCAGGGAGCAGTCGCAGAGGAGGGTGCTCCTCCAAGGTGGGCTGGGCTGCACCATCCCCAACCGCGGGCGCTAGGGTGGCAGAGGAGGTCTGGGGACTAGGAGGGCAGATGACCTGAGACAGCCTCACTTACAGTCACCAGGTCCTGGCTCAGGAAACCTTTGACCTTCCCGGATCCATAGTGGATGGTGAACTCCGTCCCATTCTCCACATAGCTGGAGGATTCCAGGGAGTCGTAGAGGCTGTGAATCTCTGGCGGGAAGACAAAGGCTCAAGGCCGAGAAACACAGGGAAGGGGTTGGAGGCAGGTGCTGGGTGGGGCCCGTGTGTTGAGGCCTGAGTGCAAAGACGGGGCGGCCCTGAGTTGGGAGGCTTGAAAAATGTGGTTAATCAATCAAGGTCTGTATTTCTTGGGCCCCTGTAATGTGCTCATGTCTCTGAGAATTTTGTCTCAGATGAAGTGTCTTAAAGTAATTGCTGATCCTAGGATGGCGAGAGGACTCTGGTCCCCAGAAGCACTCAGTGGTTCCCTGAGGTTAAGGAGgacagagcccatgctctgaatGGGTCTGAGAATTCAGTCCTTCTGGAGCCTGCTTTTTACTTGGTGGTCATGTCAGAACAATGGGAGacattctctcctctcctctcaggGGCAGGGGGCACAGAGGCAGACAGGAGGAAGCTCAGGGGGCATCAGGAGGTACTGAGCTGGGGCTGAGGCCTGACAGGGGAGCGGCGTGGGGAGGCACCCAGGCCCCTGGTCTCACCACAGGCCGTGTAGAGGGGGCTGCACTTGGTGGACGGCACCCAGAGGTTGGCGGAGCCTGTGTCAAAGACGACTTTGAAGGTCTGCGGTGGGGTGCCGATGCCGATCTCACCGTAGTATTGGGTCTGCAGGGCAAAGGAGAGAGGTGGCCTGAAGGGCTTGGGGAGCCTTGGGGTCTTGCCTGATACGCTCTTTGGAACTTGGGGTGAGATGAGGCAGACCACGTAGCCTCTCTGGGCTTCCATTTTCAGCAGGGATGGAGTCAGAGGCTTAGCAGTGTTTCATGACAGGAAGTGGGAGGCTCGGTAAGACCAAAGGGCAAATTAAACGTACTGCCAGTGAAGCaggggggggggtggggcggggggggcccATGCCCCACAGAAACCCTGATGCTTCGCTGAGCCCCTGCCCCCGCAACACCCTTACTTGGGGCCCAGGGCCTGGACCCTGCCTCTGGGCTCCTTCCggtcctctgtgcctcagtctttccagctGTGAAATGGGAATTTCGTGAGGTGCTCAGAAAGGGCAAAAATGCCTTAGACCCAAGAGAAGAAGGAGAGAGTGAAGCGGGCAAGGGACCGAGCAGGGCACTCACGTCCAGGTAGTTGGTGAGGACCACAGGGGAGGTGCGGTTGCCAAAGGAGAGAGTCTTGGTGAGCTGGCTCCACTCAGCACCCAGCCGGGCCATGTCCACACCTCGCTCCTTCAGGCTTTCCCGGACTGAGGGCATCTTCTTGAGGAAGATCCTAGCCCATGATGGAGTAAGAAAAAGTAGAAGAGCTCTGTCCCCTCCCACAGTAATGGTAGAGTTCTAGAAGCTTCTAATAAAACTACCCCAACCTTAGCCCAGGCACCTAGGGATCACTCTAGAGCTCTTAAGTCTCTGAAGGAGACTCCATGGTTACCTGTGCTGGTATTAAATGATCCTCAACTAACTTGCTCCTGTTGTTTGATTTTGCTCATCATTTTAAGATCATTCACTCCACAATCACAGGTTGGACACCTACTCTGTGCCTGCACCATGCTGGATGCTAGAGATGCAGAGATCATCACTGCCTTTCAGGGGCTCCAGCGGTGGGAAGATGCAGGAGGAAACAACACTGACTTCCCCCTGAGGAGGTGAAGGCTGGGCGCGCCGGCTCACAGCTGGGTGGGTGAGGCAGTGCCACGCGGGGCCTGCAGGGGGCAGCACACGCCCACGCGGCCCGGGCGGGGCCGCAGGAAGCCCCAGGCAGCACCCAGCCCGGGCCCTGGGGCtgactgggtggggtggggggaggcaggcGTCTCCAGAGTGCCTGTGCAGCCCGCCCTTGGGAAGAAGCGCCTTCCTGAGCCTAGGTCCCAGGCCCTCCGCTTCTTGTCCTGACGCTTTCCTGTCACCTTCGGGAGGCAGAGTTAAAGAGATCTGGGAAACTCAGGTCACCCTGAGCTGCCACCGTGCGGGCGCCCAGCGCTGTGCAGGCCACCCCCACCACGTGACCTCATTCCCATCCTGCAGGCTGGCTGTCCTCACTCTGGGGTGAGGGATGAGGCGACTCAGGAGTAGATGCAGCAGGGATTCGAGGTGCCCTGACTGGCCCATCTCCCACACGGGTCCCCGGACTCCGATGTGAAGGCTGTGTGCCACAGCCTGAGCCATTGTTGGGGGTCCCAGGCTTGCAGCCCAAAGTCTGGAGGGTCCCTGTTTCTTCTTATGTACTTGCACTAGCCTTTCCTTGTCAGGCCCCATGCATTTTGCCCACAAACGTGAATGCAACTTTCATGCTTGTTGGTGTTAGTATTTTAACAGAAATGACCTGCCGTATTCATAACGTGGTCTATTCTTGCACAAAGTATTTTCACGACTATGATCTATTTGATTCGCAGCCATCACCTGAGGTGAGTAACTttactattctcattttacagatgggaaaatggaGGAACAGAGAAGGCTAGACCCGAGAGAGGGCTCCGTTCCCACTGTTTACTCTGGACCTCTCCTTTTACCCTCTCCTTTTAGAGaatcccttccttctccccttcccccgccccccaacaCCAGCACTTCCCAGCCCTCGAAGGCCAGCGTGCACCCCGCCTCCTGGAAGCCCTGTGCCCCCCTGCTGGCCTCCCCTTTGCCTGGGCGCCTGCCCTGTTTTCCCCGGGTGTCTGTACCCAGCACGGCACAGCCTCATGCCGTCTGTGATGAGGGTGTAGTGGTCGTGGGATGTGCTCGAATCCCCTCCTACCTGCCTGATTCTGAGCAACTTACCTGACCTCCTCTGGGTCTCTGTAACCAGGGACTTAATGTAGTACCTACCACCGAGAGTAAGCACTTTGCAGATTGAGTTGCCCTGTGCTCAGTACATGTTGTAAAAGGCGTCTGTGTGTAAAAGCACCTTGAGAATGGGATCTGCCGTTCAGGCGCCAAAGAGCCTTGCATAGGGACACTGAGGCTCATGTCAGTTAGCAAAACTTCTCTAAGTACATTTGGAAAGCCTGACTCCCTCTTCACCCTGGTCCAATTCATTCTTCTTCTCATGCTGAAGATATGAGGgagaatgtttttttcctttccctccccttatcctgggggtgggggccaaCCTCAGGCACACGCTGCCACTGGGAAGCGCCTCTCCCTGGCTGGGGGCACACCATGCCCCCAGCCCAGAAGCTGCTCTCCCTGGAGCAGAGGAAAGAGGCTTTGGAAACACATGTCACAGCGTGTGCCCAGGCTGACCTCCCTGAACCTCAGTGTCCCGAGCTTTAAAATGGGACTGTTGGGAGGATGATTTGAGCTGAGACACAGGAAACAATCCTATGAAGTCCTCAGCATTTTACAGGCCTAGCAACTCCCACTGTTATGAAAGCCTGCCCCTTAACTTCAGGTCTTCTGGTCCCATCTGCTTCCCCAGCGTGAAACCCTTTCTCTAGGAGGCCCTCTCCCACCTGCCTCTCCGCTCCTGCAGCTTTGAAGAACTGCTTGTTCCCTCAGGgaagaaagtgaaactgaaagccactcagtcgtgtccgactctctgcgagcgcacagactatacagtccatggaattctccaggcctttcccttctccaggggatcttcccaacccagggatcgaagccagtctctcacattgcaggcggattctttaccagctgagccgtcAGGGTTCCCTCAGGGCCTGTCGCCAAACATGGATGTAGGGTCTTTATCCTCCTCCTTTGGGCTGCCTTAAACCTTTCTTTTAATGTTCGTGATAATCCCCCTGGAGATGGTAACAGCTGGGTTTTTACAGCATGCCTGCACCAGGCTGAGGCATTTACAGGCAATATCTCATTCACTCTT containing:
- the REN gene encoding renin isoform X1 gives rise to the protein MPSVRESLKERGVDMARLGAEWSQLTKTLSFGNRTSPVVLTNYLDTQYYGEIGIGTPPQTFKVVFDTGSANLWVPSTKCSPLYTACEIHSLYDSLESSSYVENGTEFTIHYGSGKVKGFLSQDLVTVGGITVTQTFGEVTELPLLPFMLAKFDGVLGMGFPAQAVGGVTPVFDHILAQRVLTDDVFSVYYSRNSHLLGGEIVLGGSDPQYYQENFHYVSISKPGSWQIRMKGVSVRSTTLLCEEGCMVIVDTGASYISGPTSSLRLLMEALGAKELSIDKYVVNCNQMPTLPDISFHLGGKAYTLTSADYVLQDPYNNDDLCTLALHGMDIPPPTGPVWVLGATFIRKFYTEFDRRNNRIGFALAR
- the REN gene encoding renin isoform X2; protein product: MPLWGLLLVLWGSCTFSLPADTAAFRRIFLKKMPSVRESLKERGVDMARLGAEWSQLTKTLSFGNRTSPVVLTNYLDTQYYGEIGIGTPPQTFKVVFDTGSANLWVPSTKCSPLYTACEIHSLYDSLESSSYVENGTEFTIHYGSGKVKGFLSQDLVTVGGITVTQTFGEVTELPLLPFMLAKFDGVLGMGFPAQAVGGVTPVFDHILAQRVLTDDVFSVYYSRVSVRSTTLLCEEGCMVIVDTGASYISGPTSSLRLLMEALGAKELSIDKYVVNCNQMPTLPDISFHLGGKAYTLTSADYVLQDPYNNDDLCTLALHGMDIPPPTGPVWVLGATFIRKFYTEFDRRNNRIGFALAR
- the REN gene encoding renin precursor, which encodes MPLWGLLLVLWGSCTFSLPADTAAFRRIFLKKMPSVRESLKERGVDMARLGAEWSQLTKTLSFGNRTSPVVLTNYLDTQYYGEIGIGTPPQTFKVVFDTGSANLWVPSTKCSPLYTACEIHSLYDSLESSSYVENGTEFTIHYGSGKVKGFLSQDLVTVGGITVTQTFGEVTELPLLPFMLAKFDGVLGMGFPAQAVGGVTPVFDHILAQRVLTDDVFSVYYSRNSHLLGGEIVLGGSDPQYYQENFHYVSISKPGSWQIRMKGVSVRSTTLLCEEGCMVIVDTGASYISGPTSSLRLLMEALGAKELSIDKYVVNCNQMPTLPDISFHLGGKAYTLTSADYVLQDPYNNDDLCTLALHGMDIPPPTGPVWVLGATFIRKFYTEFDRRNNRIGFALAR